Proteins from a single region of Chryseobacterium sp. W4I1:
- a CDS encoding HugZ family protein yields MNHTNTQEEANRKAKPLTPKVRELIDRHKSVILASVDAEGIPNSSYAPFVQVDNTLYILVSFMAKHTKNLAEGRRTSVMFIEDESATKQIYARERLTIEAAPSQIERDSDLWNTVVTKLKETHGKVVDVIADMQDFILIALKSLKGSYVNGFGCAYFVDENLEIIEHRNDVNHQAK; encoded by the coding sequence ATGAATCATACAAATACACAGGAAGAAGCCAACAGGAAGGCAAAACCGCTAACTCCAAAAGTAAGGGAGCTGATAGATCGCCACAAAAGTGTGATTCTTGCTTCCGTAGATGCAGAAGGAATTCCCAATTCAAGCTATGCCCCTTTCGTACAGGTAGATAATACGTTATATATCCTGGTTTCTTTTATGGCAAAGCATACCAAAAACCTGGCTGAAGGAAGAAGAACTTCTGTAATGTTCATTGAAGATGAATCTGCTACAAAACAGATCTATGCGCGTGAACGTTTAACTATTGAGGCAGCACCTTCCCAGATTGAAAGAGATTCTGATCTCTGGAATACGGTAGTAACCAAGTTAAAAGAAACACACGGAAAAGTAGTGGATGTGATTGCTGATATGCAGGATTTTATCCTTATTGCTTTAAAGTCGCTGAAAGGTTCATATGTAAACGGTTTCGGATGCGCTTATTTTGTGGATGAAAATCTTGAAATTATTGAGCATAGAAATGATGTGAATCATCAGGCAAAATAA
- the ahcY gene encoding adenosylhomocysteinase, with protein sequence MSTTTQYVPYKVKDISLAEWGRKEITLAEAEMPGLMSIREEYGPSQPLKGARIAGCLHMTIQTAVLIETLVALGAEVTWSSCNIFSTQDHAAAAIAAAGIPVYAWKGLNEEEFDWCIEQTLFFGEDRKPLNMILDDGGDLTNMVFDKYPEFTKDIKGLSEETTTGVHRLYERMKNGTLVMPAINVNDSVTKSKFDNKYGCKESAVDAVRRATDLMLAGKRVVVCGYGDVGKGTAASFRGAGSIVTVTEIDPICALQAAMDGYEVKRLDTVVDNADIIITTTGNFNIVRGEHFLKMKDKAVVCNIGHFDNEIDMAWLNKNYGATKSEVKPQVDIYTIEGKEVIILAEGRLVNLGCATGHPSFVMSNSFSNQTLAQIELWTNSAAYKNEVYMLPKHLDEKVAALHLKKLSVELETLSPEQAEYIGVDVKGPFKPEYYRY encoded by the coding sequence ATGAGTACTACAACACAATACGTTCCTTACAAAGTGAAGGACATATCCCTAGCAGAATGGGGAAGAAAAGAAATTACCCTTGCTGAAGCAGAAATGCCAGGTCTGATGTCTATCCGTGAAGAGTATGGACCGTCTCAGCCACTTAAAGGAGCAAGAATTGCAGGATGTCTTCACATGACGATCCAGACTGCTGTGCTTATCGAGACTTTGGTAGCTTTAGGAGCTGAAGTTACTTGGTCTTCTTGTAATATTTTCTCTACACAGGATCACGCTGCTGCTGCTATTGCTGCTGCTGGAATTCCGGTGTATGCTTGGAAAGGTCTAAACGAAGAGGAATTTGACTGGTGTATTGAGCAGACTTTATTCTTCGGCGAAGACAGAAAGCCATTGAACATGATCCTTGATGATGGTGGAGATTTAACGAATATGGTTTTCGATAAATACCCTGAATTCACAAAAGATATCAAAGGGCTTTCTGAAGAAACCACTACAGGGGTACACAGACTGTACGAAAGAATGAAGAACGGAACTTTAGTAATGCCAGCAATCAACGTAAACGATTCGGTAACTAAATCTAAATTCGACAACAAATACGGATGTAAGGAATCTGCAGTAGATGCTGTAAGAAGAGCGACAGATCTAATGCTTGCCGGAAAAAGAGTGGTAGTTTGCGGATACGGAGACGTAGGGAAAGGTACTGCTGCTTCTTTCAGAGGAGCTGGTTCTATCGTTACAGTTACTGAAATTGACCCAATCTGTGCGCTTCAGGCTGCAATGGATGGTTACGAAGTAAAAAGATTAGATACTGTGGTAGATAATGCTGATATTATCATTACTACGACAGGTAACTTCAACATCGTAAGAGGTGAGCATTTCCTTAAAATGAAAGATAAAGCAGTCGTTTGTAACATTGGTCACTTCGATAATGAAATCGATATGGCTTGGTTAAACAAAAACTACGGTGCTACAAAATCTGAAGTGAAGCCTCAGGTAGATATCTATACAATTGAAGGTAAAGAAGTCATCATCCTTGCAGAAGGTAGATTGGTAAACTTAGGTTGTGCAACAGGACACCCAAGTTTCGTAATGTCTAACTCTTTCTCTAACCAGACTTTGGCTCAGATTGAATTATGGACTAATTCTGCTGCTTACAAAAATGAGGTTTATATGCTTCCAAAGCATTTAGATGAAAAAGTAGCGGCTTTACACCTTAAAAAATTAAGCGTTGAACTGGAAACTCTTTCTCCGGAACAAGCTGAATACATTGGTGTAGATGTAAAAGGGCCATTCAAGCCTGAGTATTACAGATACTAA
- the yiaA gene encoding inner membrane protein YiaA codes for MKKQRVSNAFVAASWVALGAGMIGFIVGLARAEMLLNEKGYYFTILLYGLFAVVSLQKAVRDRLENIPVTDIYYGICWFATLSSIILLAIGLWNATILPSEKGFYAFAFLLALFGAISVQKNTRDNMIQD; via the coding sequence ATGAAAAAACAGAGAGTATCAAATGCATTCGTAGCTGCATCTTGGGTCGCATTGGGAGCAGGAATGATAGGTTTTATCGTAGGTCTGGCCAGAGCTGAAATGCTGCTGAATGAAAAAGGATATTATTTCACCATTCTTTTATATGGTCTTTTTGCCGTAGTTTCCCTGCAGAAAGCAGTCCGGGACCGATTAGAGAATATTCCGGTAACCGATATCTATTATGGGATCTGCTGGTTTGCCACCCTTTCTTCCATTATACTTCTTGCAATCGGACTTTGGAATGCTACTATTCTTCCGAGTGAGAAAGGATTTTATGCATTTGCATTCCTTCTCGCACTTTTCGGAGCTATCTCCGTGCAGAAAAATACAAGGGACAATATGATCCAGGATTAA
- the purE gene encoding 5-(carboxyamino)imidazole ribonucleotide mutase, with product MVGIIMGSQSDLPIMEQAANFLKSLDIPYELTVVSAHRTPERMFDYAKTAKERGLKVIIAGAGGAAHLPGMVASCTTLPVIGVPILSSNSIDGWDSVLSILQMPGGIPVATVALNGALNAGILAVKILGSADDAVAENLQKYQDSLKDKVLGTVDDIKAQHPNHYDI from the coding sequence ATGGTAGGAATTATTATGGGCAGCCAGAGCGATCTGCCGATCATGGAACAAGCTGCAAATTTTTTGAAAAGTCTTGATATTCCATATGAATTGACAGTGGTTTCTGCACACAGAACACCGGAGAGAATGTTTGATTATGCAAAAACGGCAAAGGAAAGAGGTCTTAAAGTGATCATTGCTGGAGCTGGTGGTGCAGCACATCTTCCTGGAATGGTAGCAAGCTGTACAACTTTGCCTGTGATCGGAGTTCCGATTTTATCAAGTAATTCTATCGATGGCTGGGATTCTGTATTGTCTATTCTTCAGATGCCGGGTGGAATTCCAGTTGCAACAGTAGCTTTAAACGGAGCTTTGAATGCAGGGATTTTAGCGGTTAAGATTTTAGGAAGCGCTGATGATGCGGTGGCTGAAAATCTTCAGAAATATCAGGATTCTCTGAAAGATAAGGTGTTGGGAACAGTAGATGACATTAAGGCGCAGCATCCTAATCACTACGACATATAG
- a CDS encoding DMT family transporter, which translates to MKDYKLIFAVLTVAVVWGTTFLAIRVAVETIPAWFVAGIRQFLAAIIMLLVLLSRKEFKWIGWKNLGYQVIFASLMLVVANGMTTVAEETVSSSLASLISACSPILVFLGSVAIGLQKFSFKALAGVLLCFSGILFIFWDGLQDLANPDYKMGMIFLFCAIAGWASGTIFTKKLNIQSGNITLNLFYQFLFAGIIQVIFAFLFSENYNFGNWTLKSISAMVYLAVFGSVAAFFAFHYALTKISPVQVSILAYINTVIAIFLGWLIMDEKISFKFIFAAIFIICGVFIINYKPEMFKKHRAG; encoded by the coding sequence TTGAAAGATTATAAACTTATTTTTGCCGTTCTCACCGTTGCAGTTGTTTGGGGAACTACTTTTTTAGCTATCCGGGTAGCAGTGGAAACTATTCCGGCATGGTTTGTAGCCGGGATCCGTCAGTTTCTGGCGGCAATAATTATGCTGCTGGTCCTTCTTTCAAGAAAAGAATTTAAATGGATAGGTTGGAAAAACCTGGGCTATCAGGTTATTTTCGCTTCACTGATGCTGGTTGTGGCAAACGGAATGACCACCGTTGCCGAGGAAACCGTATCCAGTAGCCTGGCTTCTCTTATTAGTGCCTGCTCCCCTATTCTCGTATTTCTGGGAAGCGTGGCTATTGGTCTGCAGAAATTCAGCTTCAAGGCTCTTGCCGGCGTTCTGCTATGTTTCAGCGGAATTCTTTTTATTTTCTGGGACGGCTTGCAGGACTTGGCCAACCCTGACTACAAAATGGGTATGATCTTTCTTTTCTGTGCTATTGCAGGATGGGCTTCGGGAACTATTTTCACAAAAAAACTGAATATCCAGAGCGGAAATATCACGTTGAATCTTTTTTACCAGTTCCTGTTTGCCGGCATTATACAGGTTATTTTTGCCTTCCTGTTTTCAGAAAACTATAACTTCGGAAACTGGACCCTGAAAAGTATCTCTGCAATGGTTTATCTGGCTGTTTTTGGTTCTGTAGCTGCATTCTTTGCCTTTCATTATGCTTTAACCAAAATCTCACCGGTTCAGGTTTCCATACTTGCTTACATCAATACTGTTATTGCTATATTTTTAGGCTGGCTGATCATGGATGAGAAAATCTCTTTTAAATTTATATTTGCTGCCATTTTTATTATCTGTGGGGTCTTTATCATTAATTATAAACCTGAAATGTTCAAAAAGCATAGGGCTGGATAA
- a CDS encoding cation:proton antiporter — MILLSIHNLSFPIEDPVLKFLLVLVIILAAPLLLNKIKVPHLLGLIIAGAVIGPNGFNILSRDSSIVVTGTTGLLYIMFLAGLEIDMGDFKKNKWKSLTFGIYTFTVPFVLGYLGGYYLLGFSMLTSILFASLFSSHTLIAYPLISKLGIAKNKAVNITVGGTMITDILALLVLAVIVGMSQGDVGTEFWVKLSVSFILFALIVLIVFPIIGRWFFKRVDDKISQYIFVLVMIYLAAMLAELAGVEAIIGAFFAGLALNRLIPHTSSLMNRVEFVGNAIFIPFFLISVGMLIDFKVFFKSWETLEVAGIMLVASIGGKYISAVMTQKTFKLSKEEGKLIFGLSSASAAATLASVMVGYNIILSETETGEPVRLLNEHVLNGSILLILISCTISSFISMASAQKIAESDNEDTVSGNSHEEENILLAINHEETVERMVNLGILIKAHSNTEDLFALNVINEDKNESSVKNAEKLLHQAADAAAAADVKMQTMKRYDNDVINGVKNVIKEQKITDLIIGLEDEKGFSPSFVYNLYNGYLQNDDVNVLVYHAAQPLSTIKKYAVMIPENAHKEAGFFHSLLRVWNIARNSGATVVFYAPENILDILQKIIKKANIEAEFIIMSTWQDGEKTAAKLKEDEALIIFMAKRGMQSYIPRMRLIPELLNRYLKDNNYLLIFPFSEFDENSPEIRSVGNHGDFVEIGNVIQKIFK, encoded by the coding sequence ATGATTTTACTGAGTATACATAATCTGAGTTTTCCTATAGAAGATCCGGTATTAAAATTCCTGTTGGTACTGGTCATCATCCTTGCCGCTCCCCTTTTATTAAACAAAATTAAAGTTCCGCATCTTCTGGGACTGATCATTGCCGGGGCTGTTATTGGACCGAACGGTTTTAATATTCTTTCACGGGACAGCAGCATTGTCGTTACCGGAACTACAGGGCTTCTCTATATCATGTTCCTGGCAGGCCTGGAGATTGATATGGGCGACTTTAAAAAGAATAAATGGAAAAGTCTTACATTCGGAATTTATACTTTTACCGTTCCATTTGTCCTTGGATATTTAGGCGGTTATTACCTTTTAGGATTTTCAATGCTTACCTCCATTCTTTTCGCCAGTCTTTTCTCTTCCCACACACTTATTGCCTATCCACTGATCAGCAAATTGGGAATTGCAAAGAACAAGGCAGTCAATATTACGGTAGGCGGTACCATGATTACGGATATTCTTGCTCTTTTGGTGCTTGCTGTTATTGTAGGAATGTCGCAGGGTGATGTAGGCACAGAATTCTGGGTTAAACTTTCCGTTTCCTTTATTCTGTTTGCCCTTATTGTTTTAATTGTATTTCCTATTATCGGACGATGGTTCTTTAAAAGAGTGGACGACAAGATCTCACAGTATATTTTTGTCCTTGTGATGATCTATCTCGCAGCCATGCTCGCAGAATTAGCAGGTGTAGAAGCCATTATTGGGGCATTCTTTGCAGGGTTGGCTTTAAACAGACTCATTCCGCATACCTCATCATTGATGAACAGGGTAGAATTTGTAGGAAATGCCATATTTATCCCGTTCTTTCTGATCAGTGTGGGAATGCTTATCGATTTTAAGGTTTTCTTTAAAAGCTGGGAAACACTGGAAGTGGCCGGAATTATGCTCGTGGCATCCATCGGAGGAAAATATATTTCTGCAGTGATGACCCAAAAAACATTCAAACTCTCCAAAGAGGAAGGGAAACTTATTTTCGGGCTGAGTTCTGCCTCAGCGGCTGCCACATTAGCTTCTGTGATGGTAGGATACAATATTATCCTTTCCGAAACAGAGACGGGTGAGCCGGTAAGATTGCTAAATGAACATGTCCTGAATGGAAGTATCCTTCTGATCCTGATTTCCTGTACCATCTCCTCATTTATTTCAATGGCAAGTGCCCAAAAGATTGCGGAAAGCGACAATGAAGACACAGTTTCCGGCAACAGCCATGAAGAAGAAAATATCCTTTTGGCGATTAACCATGAGGAAACAGTAGAAAGAATGGTAAATCTGGGAATTCTGATCAAAGCCCATTCAAATACAGAAGACTTGTTTGCCCTTAATGTGATCAATGAAGATAAAAATGAATCTTCTGTAAAAAATGCGGAGAAACTTCTTCATCAGGCTGCTGATGCTGCTGCCGCTGCTGATGTCAAGATGCAGACGATGAAAAGATATGACAATGATGTCATCAACGGCGTTAAAAATGTCATCAAAGAACAGAAAATCACAGATCTGATCATCGGACTGGAAGACGAGAAAGGCTTCTCCCCTTCTTTTGTGTATAATCTGTACAACGGGTATCTTCAGAATGATGATGTGAATGTATTGGTTTATCATGCAGCGCAACCTCTTTCAACTATTAAAAAATATGCGGTGATGATCCCTGAAAATGCTCATAAAGAAGCAGGATTCTTTCATTCTCTTCTAAGGGTATGGAATATCGCCAGAAATTCCGGTGCCACAGTCGTTTTCTATGCTCCGGAAAATATTTTAGACATTCTTCAAAAGATCATTAAAAAAGCTAATATTGAAGCCGAATTCATCATCATGAGCACCTGGCAGGATGGTGAAAAGACCGCTGCAAAGCTGAAGGAAGATGAAGCGTTGATCATATTTATGGCCAAACGTGGTATGCAGTCTTACATTCCAAGGATGCGACTTATTCCTGAATTACTAAACCGATATTTAAAAGATAATAATTACCTGCTGATCTTTCCGTTCTCTGAATTTGATGAAAATAGCCCGGAAATACGTTCTGTAGGCAACCATGGTGATTTTGTGGAGATTGGAAATGTGATCCAGAAGATTTTTAAATAA
- a CDS encoding 5-(carboxyamino)imidazole ribonucleotide synthase yields MKIGILGGGQLGRMLIQSALKYDDQFYTLDPASDAPCNTISHFTQGNFNDYETVLNFGKDKEVVTIEIEHVNADALAELERQGVKVVPNAAIIKTIQQKILQKQFYKVHDIPSPEFEVMDGSSDEIKMPLPFVQKMNTGGYDGKGVQVIRTAEDMRNLWIQDSVIEKLVDIDKELSVIVARNESGETNIFPVTEMVADPKLNLLDFNVCPVLLTEDVQQQIDVITEKFLNAVNSPGLFAIELFLDKEGKVWVNETAPRLHNSGHQSQEGNTNSQFEQMYRVVKNLPLADTDAITYSGMLNLVGAEGFAGKVIYEGMEDVLKLPETYIHLYGKTETKPGRKMGHINVLADSREELMEKLIQVKGMVKVIAEKKI; encoded by the coding sequence ATGAAAATAGGAATTTTAGGAGGCGGACAGCTGGGAAGAATGCTGATACAGAGCGCACTGAAATATGATGACCAATTTTATACGCTGGATCCGGCTTCTGATGCACCGTGCAACACCATTTCCCATTTTACGCAGGGAAACTTCAATGATTATGAAACCGTTCTGAATTTCGGAAAAGATAAAGAGGTGGTAACCATTGAAATTGAACATGTAAATGCAGATGCGCTGGCTGAGCTTGAAAGACAGGGGGTGAAAGTGGTTCCCAATGCAGCCATCATCAAAACCATCCAACAGAAGATTCTTCAGAAACAATTTTATAAAGTTCACGATATTCCAAGCCCGGAATTTGAAGTAATGGACGGAAGTTCTGATGAAATTAAAATGCCATTACCATTTGTACAAAAAATGAATACGGGAGGCTATGACGGAAAAGGAGTTCAGGTAATTCGTACAGCAGAAGATATGAGAAATCTTTGGATACAGGATTCTGTCATAGAAAAACTGGTAGATATTGACAAAGAACTATCTGTAATTGTAGCCAGAAATGAAAGTGGGGAAACGAATATTTTCCCGGTAACAGAAATGGTTGCTGATCCAAAACTCAATCTTTTGGACTTCAATGTCTGTCCTGTTCTTCTTACTGAAGACGTTCAGCAGCAAATTGACGTAATTACAGAAAAATTCCTGAACGCTGTCAATTCACCAGGTCTTTTTGCCATTGAATTATTCCTTGATAAAGAAGGAAAAGTCTGGGTCAACGAAACTGCTCCAAGACTTCACAACTCCGGCCATCAGAGCCAGGAAGGAAATACGAATTCCCAGTTTGAACAGATGTACCGTGTGGTGAAAAACCTGCCATTGGCTGATACAGACGCTATAACCTACAGCGGAATGCTGAATCTTGTAGGCGCAGAAGGCTTTGCAGGAAAGGTAATCTATGAAGGAATGGAAGATGTTCTAAAGCTCCCGGAAACTTACATTCACCTGTACGGAAAAACGGAAACCAAACCCGGAAGAAAAATGGGCCACATTAATGTACTGGCTGATTCCAGAGAAGAATTAATGGAAAAGCTGATACAAGTGAAAGGAATGGTGAAAGTGATTGCCGAAAAAAAGATTTAA
- a CDS encoding DUF1543 domain-containing protein: MKLFYIILGATPKGRNIEQHDVFFGIAENLKDLVPDIKDFWKEAEGKIHLDCYQEVKFADGYELKIVEKTDQPSEEQLYFLNLGGYKRGFFEEFHEQHLMVGKSMGEIIKRAKATEFYKTMGFEGAVSHVDDKHGVDIDDIFNVNDILPEKMKEKYSILLTKSDAEEQENMMGLGYLKIDKIQ, encoded by the coding sequence ATGAAATTATTTTATATCATCCTTGGCGCCACACCCAAAGGAAGGAATATTGAGCAGCATGATGTTTTTTTCGGAATCGCAGAAAACCTTAAAGATCTCGTTCCCGATATAAAGGATTTCTGGAAAGAAGCAGAAGGAAAGATCCATTTGGACTGTTATCAGGAAGTGAAATTTGCGGATGGATATGAACTGAAGATTGTAGAGAAGACAGATCAGCCATCCGAAGAACAGCTGTATTTCCTGAATTTAGGAGGTTACAAAAGAGGGTTTTTTGAAGAATTTCATGAGCAGCATCTCATGGTAGGAAAATCAATGGGGGAGATCATTAAAAGAGCAAAAGCTACGGAATTTTATAAAACGATGGGTTTTGAAGGTGCCGTAAGCCATGTTGATGATAAGCACGGAGTTGATATTGATGATATTTTTAATGTGAATGACATCCTGCCTGAAAAAATGAAAGAAAAATATTCGATCTTACTGACGAAATCTGATGCAGAGGAACAGGAAAACATGATGGGGCTGGGATATTTAAAGATTGATAAGATCCAGTAA